In the genome of Arthrobacter crystallopoietes, the window GGTAAACCTGGCTCTCGGAAAGGTTGATTCCGCGGGATTTCAGCAGCGGCATCAGTTCGGTGGTCTTCCAGAGGTTGTGCTTGGCCATGAGGGCACGTAAGTTCCAGCGGTAGCCGATCCGGCGCTGTTCAGGCATCTGGGTCCTCCAAGGTGGTGATGCGGCGTGCGATCATCTGTTGCACGGTTTTCTGCTTGAAGTCCGACGATACCGATGTGTAGAGGCCGGTGGTCGAGGCGTACGAGTGGCCGACCTGCGTCTGCACGAAGGCCGGGTCGTAGCCGGCTTCGATCAGGTGGGTCACGTAGGAGTGTCTGAGGCAGTGCAGCCCCAGTTCCTTGGGCAACCCAACGGCGTCGCGAGCTGCTGCGAAGGCATCGCCGAAGCTGCCAAGTGACATCCGGGCGCCCCGCTCGCTTGGCCAGAGCGCCGAGGACCGGTCAGCTGTTGGGAACCGCGCCCGCATCCCGCCGGTCCAGGTACGCAGCTGATCCACGACCCAGTCGAACTCCGGCACGGTCAGAACAGTCCGCCGCCTGGGCCCGGAACCTGCCGTGCCTTTGGCAAACCTCACCTGGACGGCACCGAAGCGGCCATACTCATTCACGTGGGGATTGGGGCCGAAGTCCTCCAGATCCAGCATCGTCATCTCACGCCGGCGAAGCCCATAGGCATAACAGACTTTGAACGCCACCGAATCACGGAACAGCGGCAGCCAACGCTTGCTGCCGGCCGCGTACTCACGGTCGACGAGATCGTCAACGTGATCGAAAAGCCGTTGCAGCTCAACCTTGGTGAATGCCCGCCGCTGCGCCGGCACGGCGTCATCGGTCGTGTGCCTGGGCGTGTTCCATTCAAAGCAGATCTGGCTCGGGATATCACCAAAAGTGCGTTCGCAGAACTCACCCCATCCATAGCCAGGATGCGTCAGGTAGGCGCAGAACATCCCCACGGCATTGCTGTACGAGCGCAGCGTCTTGAGGCTGATCGGCTGCTCACCGGAACGCAGTCCGGCCAGGAACTCATCTATGTCCACCGCACGCCATTGCCACGGAAACTCACCGGTGAATTCCTGGAACCGCGCCAGCAGCTGGCAGCGCTGCTTGATGGTCTGCGTCGTGAGCCCACGGGCCAGCATCTGCGCCCGCCAGCCATCCAGCATGGCGGTGAAAACACGCTCGTCGGCCCTGAACAGCCCGACAGCCGGATCCACCAGCATCCGCGGGACAAAACCCGGAACGGCACCATTCACTGCAACCCCTAAACCATGGAAACATGCATTAGATGCAGGAAACCTACAGTGGCAAGGGATCCAGGAGCAAATTCAGGCCTAGCGTCCAGATGCGGTCGTTGCAGCAAAGGCTCGTCTGACCTGCGGAAACACCGAAATAGCCGTGGAACGGGAGTTTTCGCAGCTACTTCTACTCCCGTACTTTTTTCGCCGATAATGGAGATTATGTCAACCTAGCATCAACACGGGTACATTGATGCCCTTAAGGTATTATACTTCGTCGTCGTTCTGGCTGCTAGTTAGGCGAACTTCATCCCCGACCAGCCGGTGGTATCAGTGAGTTTGGCGAGTGCAATGCTTTCGCTTCGGCTGCGGATGGGCTGAAAAAGCGGCCGTCCTGGCGCGCGTCGCCTGAACCGTTGCCGACGTGGATGCTCAGCGCTGTCTACACAATTTGGGGTTTGATCTTTGTCGATTCCGAGGCGGCGCCAGTCAACGGCCACTGGTGGATCGAGGTGATTGAGGCTGGAACTCTCCACATACAAGCGGCTGCGAGCTGAAAATCCTGTGGGCGGGCCTGTGGGGACCTTTTCGGCGACTCTCACAGTTATGTCAGGTGAAGCACCGCTCCAGAGGTTCGCCTTGAGTAGCTTTCCTGCTGCATAGATAGCTGCAGTCGTACCGCGCGGAACGACGAGGCGGACGCGCACTCGCTTCTTTGGCTGCGCTGCTTTTAATCCGGACCACCACGGCAATCGCCTTCCGGCGCATCGCTGCAGCCTGCGGAACCGCCCTCGGCTATGCATGCCGCTAGCAGTAAATCGCCTGACGCAACTTCCTCTAGGACCCGGTCCCCTGTCCGTCTGGCTCCCCGGGTTGTCCGACAGTTCCCTGTTCGAGGGCCGCGGTGATGGCTGCCGGAGAAGGGAGGGCGGCACGTTCCTCAGCCGGAAGGGTGTCGTAGGTGTAGGAGGTCACGGCGATGGGCTGGGATGAGCCGTCGAGTGCATATCGAACAGTGGGGTCATGCTTGGAGCCGCAGACGAGGATCCCTACAGTCGGCGCCATCCCCGGGAACCTAACCATGTCGTTGACGGCGGCCACGTAGAAATTGAGCTGCCCCAGGTGTTCGGGCCTAAACTTCCCGGACTTAAGTTCCACGACCACGAACCGGTTGGTCGGAACGTGCACCAGGAGCAGGTCGATATAGAAGTCGTCTCCTTCCACATCGAGGTGAAACTGTCGTCCGTAAAAGGCGAAACCCCGCCCGAACTCTGCCAGCGTTTGCGACATGCGCTGCGTCATGGCCTCCTCGATGGCGAGTTCCTCTGCCTCCGTGGTCAGGCCGAGGAAATCGAGAACCAGGGGATCTTTGGCGACATTGCGGGCAAGTTCAGCACCTTCGGACGGAAGGCGTGCCTCCAGGTTGTTTGGAGCGGCCCCGATCCGTCGGTGGAGTGCAGTGGCTATCTGGTGCTCCAGGACCTCAAGCTTCCAATTATGTTCAAGCGCTTTTTCCGCATACCAGTCGCGGACCTCAGGGTCCTTCAGCTTCAGCAATTCAATGATGTGTCCCCATGGCAGGGCGCCAACGCGACCGCGAACGGCCGGCTCCGACAGGTCCCAGGCGGCTGCGAAGGAGCGCATATAGAACAAGTTGGAGCGGGAAAAGCCGCGCATATGCGGAAAGGTTGCCTTGAGGTCTGTTGCCAGACGCTGCAGCACTTTACTCCCCCACGGTTCCTGTGCCTGACGCTGCAGGAGGGTCGCACCAATTCCCCAGTACATTTCGATCATTGCACTGCTCGCTGCCTGTTGAGCCCGCGACTGGGCGGAGGCGACAAGTTCCTTCAGGGAAGCGAGGGTGCCGGCATAGCTGCTGGGTAGTTCTGGCTCGATTCTGGACACTCCCCTACCCTAGTCGCTCACTCTGACAGGGCCGTGAAGCCGAAGGCGCCGTCAATTGTCCAAAGTTCTTTGGACAATTGCTGCCCGGCCCAGACGTTGGTCTTTGGAGAGTCCAAAGAACTTTGGACTCTCCAGCCGAGCTCACCCGTCGCGTTATCCGGTGCTAAGCATCAGGATCGTGGCCCAGGATACGGAGCAGATCACGGGTGGCCATATTCAACTGCTCGAACCAATGCTGGTAGAACAGCGGACTCATCTCGGTGAGGGGCGTGTTGTCGAGCTCTTTCAACATCTGCAACGTCTGAGCGATAATCTCCGCGTCGTCCTCGCCGGCACCAGGCAAAGATTCGTTGTCCGTGAAGTCCTTCATCGTGAGTATTCCTTTGCGGGCGCTTCGGACAGAGACCTAACGTCTGCTTACCGATGAACTGCTGCGGCCGTATGGCGTCCGGAGAAATCCCCGAAGGGAACCGGCAGAAACCGGATAGAGGGCCGTTCTCTACGCCTCCACACACTCCTGAGAATGGGGACCCCGCCATGGGAAGTCTCGCCATTCGTTGGCCGGGCCGCCCTATCGGGAGGGGCCGCTCTTGGTCCGCTCCGCACCCATGGCTGCCCCTGTGCGGGTCTTTTTGGCTTTGGCTGCGCCTTTACCTAGGGTGAGGGCTGCGCTCGGATGCGTGCCGTCGCTGCGGGCGGCGGCCAGGCGGCCCCGGATCTGGGTGTCGTTCGCCCCGCTGCTTTCCAGTGACTCAGCAAACTTCTCGTGGTGGGCGGGTGAGCCGTAGCCGGCGGCCGACGCAGTTTCTGCTTTCAGTTCCTGATTTTGAAGCCGGCTGCTGTCGTTGCCGGTGACGCGGTTTTCGATTTCGCGGCCGATGCCTTCGAGGCGGTTGAAGAGTTCCTTTTCGGCCCGTTCGTACCGCTGTTCCATTGGCTCCCTTTGTGAGCCTGTGAACCCGGCTTCGGCCAGGAGTTTGGCTTCGTGC includes:
- a CDS encoding tyrosine-type recombinase/integrase, coding for MLVDPAVGLFRADERVFTAMLDGWRAQMLARGLTTQTIKQRCQLLARFQEFTGEFPWQWRAVDIDEFLAGLRSGEQPISLKTLRSYSNAVGMFCAYLTHPGYGWGEFCERTFGDIPSQICFEWNTPRHTTDDAVPAQRRAFTKVELQRLFDHVDDLVDREYAAGSKRWLPLFRDSVAFKVCYAYGLRRREMTMLDLEDFGPNPHVNEYGRFGAVQVRFAKGTAGSGPRRRTVLTVPEFDWVVDQLRTWTGGMRARFPTADRSSALWPSERGARMSLGSFGDAFAAARDAVGLPKELGLHCLRHSYVTHLIEAGYDPAFVQTQVGHSYASTTGLYTSVSSDFKQKTVQQMIARRITTLEDPDA
- a CDS encoding PDDEXK nuclease domain-containing protein, with protein sequence MSRIEPELPSSYAGTLASLKELVASAQSRAQQAASSAMIEMYWGIGATLLQRQAQEPWGSKVLQRLATDLKATFPHMRGFSRSNLFYMRSFAAAWDLSEPAVRGRVGALPWGHIIELLKLKDPEVRDWYAEKALEHNWKLEVLEHQIATALHRRIGAAPNNLEARLPSEGAELARNVAKDPLVLDFLGLTTEAEELAIEEAMTQRMSQTLAEFGRGFAFYGRQFHLDVEGDDFYIDLLLVHVPTNRFVVVELKSGKFRPEHLGQLNFYVAAVNDMVRFPGMAPTVGILVCGSKHDPTVRYALDGSSQPIAVTSYTYDTLPAEERAALPSPAAITAALEQGTVGQPGEPDGQGTGS